The genomic interval ATGGTAGCCTGCCACCATACCTGATGGCAAAAGACCTGATTTTGACCATCATTGGCGATATCGGGTGTGACGGCGGTACGTATCGTGCGCTGGAATTTGATGGCGAGGCCGTGTTTGACTTGTCGATGCAGGAGCGGATGACCCTTACCAACATGGCGATCGAAGCCGGCGGTAAAAGCGGCATTATTCCTCCAGACCAGGTCACCTTTGACTACGTGCAGGCCCGGACCAACGCTACGTTTGATCCGCTGTACAGCGACGACAACGCAAACTACCACTCTGTACGCACCTACGACGTGTCCCGATTGGAGCCCGTTGTCGCAAAACCACACAGTCCGGACAATAAGGCCACGGTTCGTGAAGTAGAAGGCACGCGCCTCGATCGGGCTTACATCGGCAGTTGCACCGGTGGTAAACTGGAAGACTTTGAGGCCGCAGCGCGCATTCTGAAAGGGCAGGAGACACGTATTCCAACTTTCATCGTGCCGGCCACCACCGAGGTCGCCCGCGACTTGCACACCAGCATGGTTGATGGCGAATCCATCTATGATATCTTTATTAATGCAGGGTGCCAGATTGGCCAGTCGAGCTGTGCAGCTTGCCTGGGTGGCCCCAAAGATACGTTTGGACGGACACACGGAGAAGAGGTGGTCATCTCAACAACCAACAGGAATTTTCCTGGCCGGATGGGCTCCAAGCAGTCTTCTGTATACCTGGCTTCTCCTTTGACGGTGGCTGCTTCAGCAGTGTCAGGTGTGATTACAGACCCACGCGAGGTCCTTGTATAATTAAAAGTTGAACGGGCCTGGTGCCCGAAACAGAAAGAGCAATGAAAGAAATTATTGAAGGCCTCGCATACGTACTGGGTGACTCCATAGATACGGATCAGATGATTCCTGCTGAACATCTTGTGTATAGTTTGTCTGATCCGGAAGAGCGGAAGAAATATGGCCAGTATGCCCTGAGCGGTGTGCCCGTAGGCAAGCAGGGGCTCCCGTATGGCGACAAACCGTTTACCGAAGAAGGATCATATGAGAGCCCGTATAAAATCATTATTGGCGGTTCTAATTTTGGATGTGGCTCATCCCGCGAACATGCGCCGTTTGCGTTGATGGTTGCCGGCTGTGAAGCAGCAATTGCAGAGAGCTTTGCCCGTATTTTTTATCGCAACTCCGTATTTGGGGGTTTTCTGGTGCGTTTTGAACGGCGCCATAAAATAAACGACCGTATCAAAACAGGTGACAACCTTCGCCTTGATACTACGCTTGGAAAACTGACCAACCTGACAACAGGAGAAGAGTTTTTGCTCGATCCACTAGGTGAGGTGGCAGAAATTCTCAAAGCTGGCAATGTGTTTGAATACGCGCGGCAAGCCGGACTCATGAACACATAGCGCGCCCCTTTCCTTTACACCGTATAAACTCCCCTAGCCATGGCTAATCACATCGAACTATTTGATACCACCCTGCGAGATGGTACGCAGGGAGAACACGTCACCATGTCCGCTCAGGACAAAATTCGTATCGCAAAACGGCTTGACCTCATGGGGATTGATATTATTGAGGGCGGCTGGCCTGGATCCAACCCAAAAGATCAAGAGTTTTTTAGCAGGGCCCGCGATGAAGATTTCCAGCATGCACGCATTTGTGCTTTTGGTTCAACCCGTCGTGTGCAGTTTGCGCCGGAAGATGATCCGAACTTGAAGGCCATGTTGCAGGCCCAAACACCGGTTGTATCCATTTTTGGTAAAAGCTGGACTTTGCACGCCGAAGTGGCGCTCGGCGTTACCTTGGCTGAGAACGTTGACTTGATCCGGTCGTCTGTAGCGTATTTGAAATCGCACGGTAAACACATCGTGTACGATGCTGAGCACTTTTTTGACGGGTACAAGGAGCATCCATCATATGCACTTGAAACCCTCCAGGCCGCAACAGAAGCGGGCGCCAATGTACTCGTATTATGCGATACCAACGGGGGAACGCTTCCTATGGAGGTGTACAACATCGTGGGAGAGATTGTGCGGAAGTTTGACATTCCGATTGGGATTCACACGCACAACGATGGCGCATGTGCCGTTGCCAATACCTTGATGGCCGTTGAGGCCGGCGCAACGCACGTCCAAGGTACAATCAACGGCATTGGCGAACGGTGTGGTAACGCAGACCTGTGCGCAGTCATTGCTGATTTGCAGATCAAAATGGGTTACCAATGCGTCGATCCAGCCCAGCTTGGTACGCTGGCTGATATGAGCCATTTTGTCGATGAAGTCGCTAACCTGGATCCGGTAGATCGTGCAGCATTTGTAGGCCGAAGCGCGTTTGCGCATAAAGGCGGCATCCATGTGTCGGCGGTAATGAAAGAGCCGCGCGCATACGAACACATTGAACCGGAAATTGTTGGCAACAAGCGCCGCGTACTGGTTTCAGACCTCTCCGGACAAAGCAATGTGCGCTACAAAGCTGAGGAGCTGGGTATTGCGCTTGCTGAAAAAGACATCGCCAAAAAAGCGGTGCAGCGCATCAAGGAGCTGGAGCATCTTGGCTATGAGTTTGAGGGCGCGGAAGCTTCCTTTGAACTTTTGCTCAGAACCATCAAAGGAGATGCTGCCGAGTTCTTTACACTTGAGCGGCTCCGCGTCCGTAGCGAAGACGGACAGGCTGACCGGGCGTTTTCAGAAGCTACGCTGGCTGTGAATGTACATGGTCACCGTACGTTGGTAGCGGCTGAAGGGTTGGGGCCGGTTGATGCCATGTCCAACGCACTTCGTGAGGCCCTTGTTGGCTTCTATCCGGATTTGCTTGATGTACGACTTGCAGACTACAAAGTACGCGTGCTGACGCCAGAAGAAGGCACAGCCGCCAAGGTTCGGGTGCTTATCGAGCACAGGACCAATGCGAGTAATGGCTGGCATACCGTGGGTGTGTCGAACAATTTGCTGGATGCTAGCTGGCAGGCTTTGTCAGACGGGATTCGCTACCACCTGATGACCACCAATGCCACGGTTGCCGAGCGCCAGACTGCACCTTATCAGGCCCGCCATACAGCGCGTGCCGCCGCGGCCGTCTAGTCGGAATACTCCTGCAGCCGGCTTGGGGATGTAAAAGGGCCGGCTTCGGGAGCAAGGATATTCTTATCTGTACAGCTTAAGACGAACTGCACAATGCATGTCAATTGATATGCGTGCAGCCCCCCGCCAGGGTCACACCGGGCGGGCACCGCTGTCCTTTAAGATTATAGATTCCTTGTAATGACATCTTCAGGTTTTAGGGTACCCCAGGATCTTCCAACCGATAGTTTATATAATCACGCGTTTGAACACGATGCTTGTGGTGTGGGCTTTATTTGCTCAATCCACAATACACAGAGCCACGATATAGTCCAGCGAGGGCTGCAGATTCTAGAAAATCTCGACCACCGCGGTGCAACAGGAGCTGATCCTGATACGGGAGATGGTGCCGGCATTCTAGTGCAAACACCGCATCGATTTCTGCGCACCGTCGCCGCTGAAGCAGGGATTAACCTGCCAGAAATGGGGGCTTATGGCGTCGGGATGGCTTTCTTGTCAAAGGACAAAAAAGCTTTTAGTCAGCAAGAGGCTGTGATCGAATCTGTTGTTGAGGCTGAAGGTCTGCGTTTTCTGGGATGGCGCGCAGTACCTGTTGATAGCACGGCGATTGGAATAGCAGCACGCGAGACAGAGCCAGCAATGCGTCAGTTCTTTGTCGGCTGGGGCAGTACAGAACTCGCTGTTAATGCATTTGAGCGGAAACTCTTCTTAATTCGCAAGCTAATCGAAAATAAAATCAGGAAGGAAGATCAAGCTGGGGCTGACGATTTCTACCTGACAAGCCTTTCGAGCCGGACGCTGATTTACAAAGGCATGCTCACCACCCATCAGTTGAGCACGTACTTTGCCGATTTGAATAATCCGCTCTTTGAAAGTGCACTGGCGATGGTGCACTCTCGATTCAGTACCAATACTTTTCCACACTGGTCTTTGGCCCAGCCATTTCGCCGGATGAGCCATAACGGTGAAATTAACACCTTGCGTGGCAATATCAACTGGATGAAGTCGCGACAGGCTTTATTTGATGCGCCGAAGTTTGGCGGTGATATTTCTCGGCTGCTGCCCATTCTCGATGAGGGTGCGAGCGACTCGCAGGTGTTTGACAACGCGCTTGAGCTTATCTGCCACTCCGGCCGTTCCTTGCCGCACGCTATGATGATGATGATCCCGGAGGCGTGGGAGCATAACGATAACATGGATCCGGCAAAGAAGGCGTTTTACAGTTACCACAGCTGCCTGATGGAGCCTTGGGACGGCCCGGCAACAGTGCCATTTACCGATGGCCGCTATATCGGCGCTGTCCTCGACCGTAATGGGTTGCGACCATCCCGATTCACCGTAACGAAGGATGGCATTGTTGTCCTGGCTTCAGAAACCGGAGTGCTCGATTTTGATCCGGCTGAGATTGTTCGCAAGGGCCGGCTTCAGCCTGGTAAAATGTTTTTGGTGGATTTAAAAGAGCAGCGAATCATTGAAGATGAAGAAATCAAAGCAACCATAAGCAACAAGGCGCCATACGGCGAGTGGCTTGCAGAGAGTCTGATTCACCTGGATGATCTGCCAGCAGCAGCAGAGGTGCCGGCTGTGCGTGCGCGAGAGACGTTGCGCCGCGACTTGCATCTTTTCGGCTACACCCGGGAAGACCGTGATATTCTGATGCCACCTATGCTGTTTAATGGCAAAGAAGGACTGGGGTCGATGGGTGACGATACGCCGCTTGCAGTGTTGTCTGAGCGGCCACGGCTGCTGTATGATTATTTCAAACAGCTCTTTGCACAGGTAACCAACCCGCCACTTGATGCGATCCGGGAAGAAATAGTAACCTCACTCTATACGAATCTTGGCGCACAGCACAACCTGTTTGCAACGGGGCCGGATAGCTGCCAGCTGCTCCGACTCAAGCACCCGATTTTCTCGAACAAAGACCTTGCACGCCTCAAAGCCAGCACCCGCGATACGCTGAAGTCTACAACCATTCCAATGGTTTTTGATGCAGCTAAAGGCGGAGAAGGACTTGAGGCCGGCCTTAAAACCATGTTTGCTGCAGCATCTGAGGCAATTGATGCCGGCACATCGATTCTAATCCTGAGTGATCGCGGATGGACAGATGATCTGCTACCCATTCCTGCATTGTTGGCTACTGCAGCAATGCAGCATCATTTGATTAATACGGGAGATCGCTTTAAAACCAGCCTCGTTATCGAAAGTGGTGAGCCCCGCGAAGTCCACCATTTTTGCACGCTGATAGGATATGGCGCTGATGTGATTAATCCGTATGTCGCATTTGAATTTGCTACAGATGTGATTGCTGCCGCCGGTGCAGATACTGCATTGGAGCAAGCTCACAAAAATTACATCAAGGCAGTAGGAAAAGGCATCTTGAAGGTAATGTCTAAAATGGGCATTTCAACGGTGCAAAGTTACCAGGGCGCGCAGATTTTTGAAGCAATAGGCATCGGCCGCGAAGTGATTGATCGCTACTTTACCAACACGCCTTCGCGTATTGGTGGTATTGATCTCGATGTGATTGCTGAAGAGGTAAGCCGGCGCCATGAATACGCCCTGCACAAAGCCGGCAATGTAGCGCATGACCTGGATGCAGGCGGCCGCTACCAGTGGCGCCGTGATGGCGAACATCACCACCTCAACCCGCTCAGCGTTGCAAAAATTCAGCAAGCTGTCCGTGATAACGATCCTGACACCTATGCTGACTATGCGCGAATTGTAAACACGGAAAGCCGCAAGCGCGGCACGTTGCGGGGCTTAATGGCGTTTCGCAAAGACGTGACGCCAATCCCGATTGAAGAAGTTGAGCCGTGGACGGAAATTGTGAAGCGGTTCAAAACGGGTGCGATGTCCTACGGATCCATTAGCCAGGAGACCCATGAAACGCTCGCCGTCGCCATGAACAAGCTTGGCGGGAGGAGCAACACCGGCGAAGGCGGTGAAGATCCAGAACGTTACAATATCAACAGTCCGAAGCGTAGCCGCATCAAACAGGTGGCTTCCGGAAGGTTTGGCGTGACCATTTCGTATCTCGCCAGTGCGGATGAGATACAAATTAAAATGGCGCAGGGGGCAAAGCCCGGGGAAGGCGGACAATTACCAGGAGAGAAGGTGTATCCATGGATCGCAAAAACGCGGCACTCAACACCATACGTTGGTCTCATTTCGCCGCCGCCGCACCATGACATCTACTCAATTGAAGACTTGGCGCAGCTCATTTTTGACTTGAAGAATGCCAACCCGGAAGCCCGGGTGACAGTGAAGCTGGTTTCTGAAGTTGGCGTGGGTACCATTGCTGCCGGCGTTGCAAAAGGCAAAGCGGATGTGATTCTGATTAGTGGAAACGATGGGGGTACGGGTGCATCACCGCAGACAAGCCTCATGCATGCCGGCATTCCGTGGGAGTTGGGGCTATCAGAGACACAGCAAACCCTGACCCTGAACGGCCTCCGCAGCCGCGTAAAGGTTGAGTGTGACGGACAACTGAAAACCGGACGCGACGTCGCCATTGCCTGTTTGCTTGGCGCAGAAGAGTTCGGCTTTGCAACGGTGCCGCTGATTGCTATGGGCTGCATCATGATGCGGAAGTGTCATTTGAATACCTGCCCGGTTGGCATCGCAACCCAGGACCCGGTACTGCGCGCACGCTTTACAGGGCAGCCTGAGCACGTTGTCAATTACTTCTACTTTGTTGCACAGGAGTTGCGGCAGTACATGGCGGAACTGGGCGTGCGCACCATTGATGAAATGAAAGGCCGGGTTGAACTGCTTGAAGCTGATGTGGATGAAACGCGCTGGAAGGCAAAGCACGTTGATCTGGCGCCGATCCTGAAAAAAGTAGAAACGCCGGCATTCCTCAAGCCATACCGTACTGATGACCAGGACCATGGCCTCGATAGTGTGCGCGACCAATGGTTGATTGAGAAAGCTGCCCTTACCCTTAAAAGCGGTGCGCCTGTCACCATTCGTACCGCCATAAGCAATCGGGACCGCACGTTTGGTACCATGCTGAGCAACCGGGTTGCCCGAAGATTTGGGCTGGATGGCCTGCCTGATGGCACGATCAACATCGAGTGCAATGGGTCTGCGGGGCAGAGCTTTGGCGCGTTTGGCGTCAAAGGGCTCCGGTTGCAACTGGATGGGGATGCCAATGACTACTTCGGCAAGGGCCTATCCGGGGCCACGTTGGTTGTTCGCCCGCAGAAATCTGCCGGCTTTGTTGCCGAAGATAATATTATCATAGGCAATGTGGCACTCTATGGCGCTACCAGCGGTGAGGTCTTTATCAGAGGGAAAGCCGGCGAGCGGTTCTGTGTCCGGAATAGCGGCGTGACAGCTGTTGTTGAAGGCGTGGGCGAT from Bacteroidota bacterium carries:
- a CDS encoding 3-isopropylmalate dehydratase large subunit, whose translation is MTITEKIMARNAGRDRVAPGENIWIDVDVLMTHDVCGPPTIGIFKREFGENAKVFDPEKVVIMPDHYIFTADMHANRNIEILRAFAKEHNLPHYYDVGTDRYKGVCHIGLAEEGFNRPGTVLIGTDSHSCTSGAFGMFSTGVGNTDAALIMGTGKIWVKVPETMKFVFNGSLPPYLMAKDLILTIIGDIGCDGGTYRALEFDGEAVFDLSMQERMTLTNMAIEAGGKSGIIPPDQVTFDYVQARTNATFDPLYSDDNANYHSVRTYDVSRLEPVVAKPHSPDNKATVREVEGTRLDRAYIGSCTGGKLEDFEAAARILKGQETRIPTFIVPATTEVARDLHTSMVDGESIYDIFINAGCQIGQSSCAACLGGPKDTFGRTHGEEVVISTTNRNFPGRMGSKQSSVYLASPLTVAASAVSGVITDPREVLV
- a CDS encoding 3-isopropylmalate dehydratase; its protein translation is MKEIIEGLAYVLGDSIDTDQMIPAEHLVYSLSDPEERKKYGQYALSGVPVGKQGLPYGDKPFTEEGSYESPYKIIIGGSNFGCGSSREHAPFALMVAGCEAAIAESFARIFYRNSVFGGFLVRFERRHKINDRIKTGDNLRLDTTLGKLTNLTTGEEFLLDPLGEVAEILKAGNVFEYARQAGLMNT
- the cimA gene encoding citramalate synthase; translated protein: MANHIELFDTTLRDGTQGEHVTMSAQDKIRIAKRLDLMGIDIIEGGWPGSNPKDQEFFSRARDEDFQHARICAFGSTRRVQFAPEDDPNLKAMLQAQTPVVSIFGKSWTLHAEVALGVTLAENVDLIRSSVAYLKSHGKHIVYDAEHFFDGYKEHPSYALETLQAATEAGANVLVLCDTNGGTLPMEVYNIVGEIVRKFDIPIGIHTHNDGACAVANTLMAVEAGATHVQGTINGIGERCGNADLCAVIADLQIKMGYQCVDPAQLGTLADMSHFVDEVANLDPVDRAAFVGRSAFAHKGGIHVSAVMKEPRAYEHIEPEIVGNKRRVLVSDLSGQSNVRYKAEELGIALAEKDIAKKAVQRIKELEHLGYEFEGAEASFELLLRTIKGDAAEFFTLERLRVRSEDGQADRAFSEATLAVNVHGHRTLVAAEGLGPVDAMSNALREALVGFYPDLLDVRLADYKVRVLTPEEGTAAKVRVLIEHRTNASNGWHTVGVSNNLLDASWQALSDGIRYHLMTTNATVAERQTAPYQARHTARAAAAV
- the gltB gene encoding glutamate synthase large subunit produces the protein MTSSGFRVPQDLPTDSLYNHAFEHDACGVGFICSIHNTQSHDIVQRGLQILENLDHRGATGADPDTGDGAGILVQTPHRFLRTVAAEAGINLPEMGAYGVGMAFLSKDKKAFSQQEAVIESVVEAEGLRFLGWRAVPVDSTAIGIAARETEPAMRQFFVGWGSTELAVNAFERKLFLIRKLIENKIRKEDQAGADDFYLTSLSSRTLIYKGMLTTHQLSTYFADLNNPLFESALAMVHSRFSTNTFPHWSLAQPFRRMSHNGEINTLRGNINWMKSRQALFDAPKFGGDISRLLPILDEGASDSQVFDNALELICHSGRSLPHAMMMMIPEAWEHNDNMDPAKKAFYSYHSCLMEPWDGPATVPFTDGRYIGAVLDRNGLRPSRFTVTKDGIVVLASETGVLDFDPAEIVRKGRLQPGKMFLVDLKEQRIIEDEEIKATISNKAPYGEWLAESLIHLDDLPAAAEVPAVRARETLRRDLHLFGYTREDRDILMPPMLFNGKEGLGSMGDDTPLAVLSERPRLLYDYFKQLFAQVTNPPLDAIREEIVTSLYTNLGAQHNLFATGPDSCQLLRLKHPIFSNKDLARLKASTRDTLKSTTIPMVFDAAKGGEGLEAGLKTMFAAASEAIDAGTSILILSDRGWTDDLLPIPALLATAAMQHHLINTGDRFKTSLVIESGEPREVHHFCTLIGYGADVINPYVAFEFATDVIAAAGADTALEQAHKNYIKAVGKGILKVMSKMGISTVQSYQGAQIFEAIGIGREVIDRYFTNTPSRIGGIDLDVIAEEVSRRHEYALHKAGNVAHDLDAGGRYQWRRDGEHHHLNPLSVAKIQQAVRDNDPDTYADYARIVNTESRKRGTLRGLMAFRKDVTPIPIEEVEPWTEIVKRFKTGAMSYGSISQETHETLAVAMNKLGGRSNTGEGGEDPERYNINSPKRSRIKQVASGRFGVTISYLASADEIQIKMAQGAKPGEGGQLPGEKVYPWIAKTRHSTPYVGLISPPPHHDIYSIEDLAQLIFDLKNANPEARVTVKLVSEVGVGTIAAGVAKGKADVILISGNDGGTGASPQTSLMHAGIPWELGLSETQQTLTLNGLRSRVKVECDGQLKTGRDVAIACLLGAEEFGFATVPLIAMGCIMMRKCHLNTCPVGIATQDPVLRARFTGQPEHVVNYFYFVAQELRQYMAELGVRTIDEMKGRVELLEADVDETRWKAKHVDLAPILKKVETPAFLKPYRTDDQDHGLDSVRDQWLIEKAALTLKSGAPVTIRTAISNRDRTFGTMLSNRVARRFGLDGLPDGTINIECNGSAGQSFGAFGVKGLRLQLDGDANDYFGKGLSGATLVVRPQKSAGFVAEDNIIIGNVALYGATSGEVFIRGKAGERFCVRNSGVTAVVEGVGDHGCEYMTGGKVVVLGATGRNFAAGMSGGIAYVFDKAGTFAGSYCNTEMVDLEKVSSKEEVAFLKNLVTAHHKYTGSAVASEVLASWETALQQFVKVIPVEYKKALKRLEEQADDSMAASVAA